Part of the Thermodesulforhabdaceae bacterium genome is shown below.
TTTGAAAATGCTAAGGATATTCTGGAAAATGCCGGCATCAGGTATAAACAGATTGAAGCAAATATTATTTCGGGCGCCTACAGCAGGGCTGCTACTATAGTGGAAGAAGCTCGAAAACGCCAGTGTGGAACAATAGTTGTGGGGCGACGAGGGCTTTCAAAAATTGAGGAATTTTTCCTGGGAAGGGTCGGTAGCAAGGTGCTTCAGTTAGCCGCAGACAAGACTGTGTGGATCGTGCCGTAGGAGTAAAATCATCTAGAGTTAAAAGGATGCTTTACATTTGTAAAGGCAGGGGAAAAGGCTATTCGAAAAAATTTTTGTGATAACTCCTATGTGCCTACTATATTATTATTGTGAAGACATGTTTAAAAGCTCTCCAACTAAAGGAGAATTATCAGACAATCTCAAGCGGAGAAACAGGCAATGACAGGCAAGATCTCTAGTGTTAAAAGATGCTGGCTGGTGGTAGGCTTTGTCACTTTGCTATTTGCTAATACTACACTGGCGGTGGATTGCATTCGTTGTAGCGGAAACCTTGTCTGCGAAGGAGATGGTGAGAGTCAGTTAATCAGCATATGTGGAAAACCAGACTATGTAGAAGATAAAGGCATTATAAAGGTCCCTTTGGGTAGCGGAGCTTATGCCTATCAACCCGCTAAAGTATTTTACTACAACTGCGGTTCTAATCGCCTTGACCAGTTTATAACTATAACTGGTGGAACCGTCACTAAAATCAGAGCAGGTAATAGATATGGTTCCGGGATTCCTAGATGCAATGAATGAAGGTATCTTTAACTCTTACTGCTTAGCTTTTTGTCCGACCATCTACGTAGAAAACCCATCAGCCGATTTACTGGTTCTCTATCGCGTATTGGCGGATTCAAAATTCCTTGTTCCTGCAACGCTTTCTTTAAACAGTCAGAAATGTGTTCACATTGAACACATTCCTTATTGGGTTCGATTAAACCATCTGAATTTCTAGGTGCTACCTTGTCAGAATTACCAAAACATGAAGGTTTACCTTTGGGCTCCTCATCTTTAGAAACCCTCTCAAGATGAGGAGCCGACTCATTCAATTGATTAGAAAAACAGGTCATTCTATGATCTCTAAAACTGCACGTTTTTTTAACTTTGTCGCTGCCGCATTGAGAATAGTGCGGATGGCATGAGCATTCCGACCTTCCCGGCCGATAATTTTTCCCAGATCTTCCTTTGCCGCTCGAAGTTCAATAACACAGGTATTCTGCCCCTCAATTTCTCTAACGTCCACTTTTTCGGGATGCTCTGCCAGGGATTTGGCAATGACTGCTACCAGATCTTTCAGCTCTTTCATGCTTCTTCTCCGTTAGTTAAGGGTTTAGAGGATTATGACTTTTTACCGAATTAAAAACCTGGCGAACTCTACCGCCTTCTAATGCAGCTTCTAAAAATGTCTATACCGGTTTCTCGAAATAAGATTGAACTTTCCGGCATATTCCCTTATATTAGATCATTAATTACATTAGAGAAAAGTTAATACCTATGTCAAGAAGAAAGATTTGTTGCTCATGGGAGTGTAATGACGGCAAAGTGATATAAGGATGTCATAAGTTGGAAAAGCTTCAAGACGCCCTGACTAGTATTCTGAAAGAGTTAAAGAACTCTTACGGAAAGTCGCTATCAAAACTTCATATAACTGGTGAACTTCCCATATCTGTTAAAAAACTTCTCGGACAATTTTTCAATCTATTTGATGAATCCTGCCGTCTTTTCATTTCTCGCCATCACCATCCTGACGACAAAGTTAAATGCCATATGGGATGTTTTTGGTGCTGTTATCAAATGCCTTACGGGATTTCCACTGTTGAATATCTTTATCTTTACAACGGATTGTTTGAAGTTTCTCCTAGAAGGCTTTTTCTGCCGTCTTTGCTCGATCGATCAGAAATCATAGATTCCATATCCAAAAACGTTCAATATTTGTCAGGGAAAAGTATTATAGAGGAACTTCTCACAGCCTATTCTCGCAAAATTGCTCCCTGTCCTTTCCTAGATAAGGATTCTAAGCTTTGTTTAGTCTATTCCTTCAGACCGCTTGCATGCAGGATGCATGTAAGTTTTAGTTCCCCCAGATTCTGTCACCCTTTACATAAAGAATCATGGCGGTGTGAAGCTGTTAATATAGAGCCTTCCGATATGGTCAAAGAAGCCTTGAAGGAACTTGACGAAACTTTTCCCTTTTCTCTATCCCAGTTTCTATCTGTTGGAATTGTTCAATTTATGGTAAATATTATGAGATTTCAGCCAATAAAGTGGTGGTCGTAAGGAATAACCCTCTCAAGTTTTAATGTTATGAAGAGCGCTCAAAAGGAGTTTTGCCGATGAATGCTATCGATTATAGATTGTCTTACGAATATTCACCCTTGGTAGTGGAAGAACCATTCATTCTTGATAAACCAAGTTTACAAAATAACACTGCCGATTGGGATCGATTAATAAAGCATTTAAATAAAGCAGGGTTTGAACCTTTAACCTTGCAAGGAATATCCTTTGAAAGATTCAAAAGGCTATCTGAACAGGTTAGAAGAAACAATTTCGAGGGGCGAGCAATTCTCGCTTATATTAAAAGCGGCTGGGATATCCTGGACGTTACTGAAAATCCTCAACCTGGATCAACAAATTCAGGACCTTTCGGAACCGCCTTTGACCTTGGGACGACAAGAATTGCCTTTTATCTTGTAGATCTTTCCACTGCTAAAGTGCTTTATGAGACATCCATAGCTAATCCTCAAATCCCCTTTGGTGAAGACATTTTGAGCCGTATTCATTACGCATCCAGTGAGGAAAAACTTAAAGAACTTCAGAGGCTCCTCATCAACGCCTTCAATGATGTAATAGAAAAAGTATCGAAAGAACTTAGTTTGTCACCAAATCGCATTTACGCCATGACCGTTGCTGGGAACACGACCATGAGCCACTTTTTTCTTGGGCTTAACCCTTCCCACATTTGTCGAGAACCCTACATACCTGTAGCAAACACTTTTCCGATCTTTCGAGCTCGACACCTGGGGTTAAAGATACATCCGGATGGCATAGTCTATGTCTTTCCTAATGTTGGTTCCTATTTTGGCGGTGACGCCGTCGCCGGAATCATAGCTTCTGGTATGCACCAAAGTGAAGCCATATCGCTTCTGGTGGATGTGGGAACAAACGCTGAAGTGGTGCTTGGAAATAAGGATTGGCTTATAGCCTGTGCGGGTGCCGCGGGACCTGCTCTTGAGGGAGGGGTAGTAGAGAGAGGCATGATGGCGGCACCGGGAGCAATCGATCGAGTCCGCATCAATCCTGAGACTCTGGAGCTTAACTACCATACCATTGGTGATCAAAAACCTATAGGAATATGTGGGTCGGGGCTAATTGATTTAATTGCCGAAATGTTCCAGGCAGGGTTTCTAACCATTCAGGGAAAGATTAACACCAGGTTAAAAAATCCCAGAATCGTAAATACTCCTGACGGAACAGGCTTTGTTGTCGCCTTTGCGGATGAAACTGCCGACAGTAAAGACCTTATTATAACCGACATAGATATCGGTATTCTCCTCAAATCCAAAGCGGCGATGTATACTATATTAAACATCATTGCCCGCAAAGTCGGCATCGATGTCCGTGATATTGACAAGTTTTATGTAGCTGGGACCTTTGGCAATCATATCGATCCTCAAATGGCTATTCGAATTGGTATGCTTCCTGACCTGCCAATTGACAAATTCGTTCCCATGGGAAACACATCAGGAAAAGGAGCTTCGATGCTCCTTCTCAACCGAAATCTCTTTAAGGATATTGAAGAAATATGCGATAAAATAACTTACGTAGAGCTTAACGTTAACGTTGAGCTAATTCATGAATTTAGAGGAGCTCTCTTTCTGCCCCATACCGATCCGTATCTTTTCCCTTCAGTTAGAATACCAGAAATAGCCAAGGGATAGAGTTCCTATGAAAGATTGGCTGAACGTTCGAGTTTTATTTTGGGCTGCGGCTGCAATAATAATCGCTCTGCTTTTTTACGGCATTTTCTCATCTCCCACCGGCATAAAAGGATATTTAAACAAGAAGAACCAGATCGCTATCATTAATAAAAACATTGAAAACATAGCAAAAGAAAATGAACAACTGTATAAATCCATTAAGCAGTTTAAGGATAATCCCGAGAGTCGAAAAAAAATGATTCGACACCAGCTTGGCTGGATCGAAGAAGGGGAACGGAAGGTCGTGTTTATACCTCAGCAATAACAACTCCAAGAAGGAGGGACAGAATGGACTACAATAAGGTTTTTATGGTGAAGTGGGACCCTTTTTCAAACATGCTCAGAAAAGCCAAAAAGCTTTATGAAAAAGCCGGAGTTTTCGATGTGGTAGAAAAGGGCGACCTCGTAGCCGTCAAGCTGCATGTTGGCGAATTGGGCAATCCAAATTACATTCGTCCATTTTTCGTAAAACAAATTATGGATGAAGTGCGCGAGAGGGGAGGAAAACCCTTTCTGACAGACACAACAACCTATTATCCTGAGATGAGATCGAACGGATACGACCATTACGAAAATGCTGTTGCTAATGGTTTTGGCTTTGGACACTTTATTAACGCTGACGGACTGAAGGGCGGCTATGTAGTACCAATTTCCACGGGATCCGAGCTTATCAAGGAGATAGAAGTTGCAGGAGCTCTATACGAAGCCGATGCCATGATAGTAGTAACGCATGTTAAAGGACATCCTCTTTCGGGTATCGGTGGTGCTATAAAAAATTTAGGCATGGGGGGAGTTTCTAAAAAATCCAAACTGGATCAACACAGGCTCGTGGACATGGAACTTAATACTGAAAAATGCCAGGGCTGTGGAGCCTGTAGAGAAGCCTGCAGGATGAAGATTCCAGTGATTGATCCAGAAAAAAATGTGGTTGTCATAGATGATCCAGCGTGTATGAGATGCCCCATCTGCGCTCAAGCCTGTCCTGAAGGAGTTATAACACTAATAGGTAAAGAACGCCTGTGTAAAGGGTTAGCTCTGGCTGCTAATGCGGTCTTAAATACATTTAAACCCGGCAAAGTAGCTTTCATCAATTTCGCCGTCTCGCTTAGCACAATCTGCGATTGTGGACCGGTGCAGGCAGAAATAATCGGTCCCGATGTGGGAATTTTTGCCGGATTTTCAGCCATCTCTGTTGACGCAGCCAGCTTTTCATCTATAGATCATAAACGACTAAACGAACTTCATGATACCGATGCATGGGAACAGATAAGATCTTTGAAGGAACTTGGTTATCCAGGATCCGACCCTCCTGAAATTGTCATCGTTTAATTAGGATACATAGTTTCCATCGCTTCTATATATAAGGGTAGATGGAAGGATTAACATTAGCTCCTTTCACCTACCCAATTATGTTAAACGATTGACAGAAAAAATTTTTTTATCTACAGTTCAATAACCCTGTGAGGGGGATTTTTCCTGTTAAGATAAGAGTTTAGATTAACTAAAATCGATTGACTGGAAGTAAACATCCCTTCCAGGGGTATAATTCTTCCTTTCGGGAGGTTTCAAAAGAACCATGAAGCTTACGGGGGCGCAGATCTTCTTTGAATGTTTGAAACGCGAGGGTGTGGAAGTAATATTCGGGTATCCGGGAGGAGCGGTGCTCGATATTTACCACGAGATGTCCAACTACGACATAAAACACATCCTTGTGCGCCATGAACAGGGGGCTGCCCACGCAGCAGATGGATACGCTAGAGCTTCGGGGCGAGTGGGTGTATGCCTGGTTACGTCCGGTCCGGGAGCAACTAACACTGTAACGGGAATTGCTACAGCCTACATGGATTCTGTCCCTATAGTAATTTTCACGGGACAAGTTCCTACTCGCCTTATCGGAAACGACGCTTTTCAGGAGGTGGATATTACTGGTATAACTCGCCCCTGCACAAAACATAATTATCTCGTAAAAGATGTAAAAAACCTTGCCAGAGTAATCCGAGAAGCCTTTTATCTTGCTAGGTCCGGTCGCCCTGGACCGGTGCTTGTAGACCTCCCGAAGGACGTAATCCAGGCTTCAACCAACTTTGTCTATCCTGAAACTGTTAATCTTCGAGGTTACCGTCCAACTATTGAGCCTCACAAGGGACAGGTGCAAAGAGCGACTCAGGCGATACGAAAAGCCAAAAGACCCGTTATATACGCTGGAGGTGGAGTAATCCACTCGGGAGCATCAGCAGAACTGAGAAAACTTGCTGAGATGCTCCAGATTCCTGTCACTACGACCCTCATGGGACTTGGCGGCTTTCCGGCTACTCTGAAAAGGGGCACCAAAGAATTCCATCCGCTCTGGATGGGAATGCTCGGTATGCACGGAACCTACTGCGCTAACATGGCGGTAAGTCACTGTGATCTGCTGTTTGCGGTAGGAGCTCGTTTTGACGATCGAGTAACCGGTAAGGTGGAAGCTTTCGCACCAAATGCGACTATTATTCATATTGATGTGGACCCAACAAGTATAAGTAAAAGCGTTATAGTCGATATTCCTATTGTTGGTGATTGTAAACGAACTCTTAAGCATCTCATTTCCATCTTTGAAAAAGAGCCAATTCAGAATCTAGACGAGAAAAGACGTTCCTGGTTGGAACAAATCGAAGATTGGAAGAAGACTCATCCTCTCACATATAATCAGCAGACTGACGTTATTAAGCCTCAATTTGTAATAGAAAAAATCTATGAACTCTCTAAGGGCGACGCTGTAATCACCACAGAAGTAGGGCAAAACCAGATGTGGACAGCTCAATTCTATCACTTCACAGAACCAAGAACTCTAATCACTTCCGGCGGGTTAGGAACAATGGGTTACGGCTTTCCAGCCGCTATTGGTGCTCAGGTTGCGCGACCAGACAAACTTGTTATAGACATCGCCGGAGATGGTAGTATCCAGATGAACATACAGGAACTAATTACCGCAGTGTGTAACGAGCTTCCAATAAAGATAGCTATATTAAACAATGGCTATCTTGGGATGGTGCGGCAGTGGCAGGAACTATTCTATAACAAGAACTACTGCCAGACTTGTTTGAGCGCAGCACCGGACTTTGTGAAACTTGCTGAGGCTTACGGTGCCGTGGGACTTAGAGCGGTCACTCCGGATGAAGTAGAGCCGGTTATAAGAAAGGCTCTTGAGACGCCTAAACCGGTCATAATGGATTTTATTGTAGATAAAGAAGAAAATGTTTATCCCATGGTGCCAGCAGGAAAACCTATTAACGAAATGTTACTGGTGTAGGTGACTATGAGTCCAAACGCACAAACACAAAATGGAAACAACGAACGTCATATTATCGGTGTGCTGGTGGAAAACCAGCCCGGTGTGCTTGCAAGAGTTGCTGGTCTTTTCAGCGGGCGAGGCTTCAACATAGAAAGTCTGACTGTGGCGGTGACAAATGAACCCGGCATGTCCCGCATAACTCTGGTCACTACGGGTGATCAACACATTGTTGAACAGATCATCAAACAGCTAAATAAGCTCATCAACGTTATCAAAGTCATAGAATTTCGCAACATGGAATTTGTCGAGCGAGAAATGGCTCTTATAAAAGTCAGAGCAGATAAGCAAAGCAGAGCTGAAATATTGAGGATTGTGGATATATTCCGAGCAAAAGTGGTGGACGTAAGCCCAAGTTCCTACATAATCGAAGTTACAGGGGACGAAGGAAAAATCTCAGCTATTCTTGAACTGCTTAATCAATTTGGCATTCTAGAGCTTGCCCGCACAGGAAAGGCTGCAATGGCTAGAGGTAAAAAAGAATACGGAAAGCAGAGTAAAGCATCGAAAGCCCCTGAAAAAGAGAAAGCATTTATTGATGAATAACAGGTTTTGACTGTTATTAGTGGATTGTCGAAGAAGAAATTGGTAATCAAAAAGTCGGTGGATAAATAGATGTTAAAGATTTTTGGTTGATCCGAGCAAAGAGGCGCTTCAAGTTGTGCTCTGCACGAGCATAAATCAAAAGAGGAGGATTCACGAATGCGTCTATTTTACGAA
Proteins encoded:
- a CDS encoding DUF2845 domain-containing protein, producing MTGKISSVKRCWLVVGFVTLLFANTTLAVDCIRCSGNLVCEGDGESQLISICGKPDYVEDKGIIKVPLGSGAYAYQPAKVFYYNCGSNRLDQFITITGGTVTKIRAGNRYGSGIPRCNE
- a CDS encoding KH domain-containing protein, encoding MKELKDLVAVIAKSLAEHPEKVDVREIEGQNTCVIELRAAKEDLGKIIGREGRNAHAIRTILNAAATKLKKRAVLEIIE
- a CDS encoding YkgJ family cysteine cluster protein produces the protein MEKLQDALTSILKELKNSYGKSLSKLHITGELPISVKKLLGQFFNLFDESCRLFISRHHHPDDKVKCHMGCFWCCYQMPYGISTVEYLYLYNGLFEVSPRRLFLPSLLDRSEIIDSISKNVQYLSGKSIIEELLTAYSRKIAPCPFLDKDSKLCLVYSFRPLACRMHVSFSSPRFCHPLHKESWRCEAVNIEPSDMVKEALKELDETFPFSLSQFLSVGIVQFMVNIMRFQPIKWWS
- a CDS encoding ASKHA domain-containing protein; amino-acid sequence: MNAIDYRLSYEYSPLVVEEPFILDKPSLQNNTADWDRLIKHLNKAGFEPLTLQGISFERFKRLSEQVRRNNFEGRAILAYIKSGWDILDVTENPQPGSTNSGPFGTAFDLGTTRIAFYLVDLSTAKVLYETSIANPQIPFGEDILSRIHYASSEEKLKELQRLLINAFNDVIEKVSKELSLSPNRIYAMTVAGNTTMSHFFLGLNPSHICREPYIPVANTFPIFRARHLGLKIHPDGIVYVFPNVGSYFGGDAVAGIIASGMHQSEAISLLVDVGTNAEVVLGNKDWLIACAGAAGPALEGGVVERGMMAAPGAIDRVRINPETLELNYHTIGDQKPIGICGSGLIDLIAEMFQAGFLTIQGKINTRLKNPRIVNTPDGTGFVVAFADETADSKDLIITDIDIGILLKSKAAMYTILNIIARKVGIDVRDIDKFYVAGTFGNHIDPQMAIRIGMLPDLPIDKFVPMGNTSGKGASMLLLNRNLFKDIEEICDKITYVELNVNVELIHEFRGALFLPHTDPYLFPSVRIPEIAKG
- a CDS encoding septum formation initiator family protein, encoding MKDWLNVRVLFWAAAAIIIALLFYGIFSSPTGIKGYLNKKNQIAIINKNIENIAKENEQLYKSIKQFKDNPESRKKMIRHQLGWIEEGERKVVFIPQQ
- a CDS encoding DUF362 domain-containing protein encodes the protein MDYNKVFMVKWDPFSNMLRKAKKLYEKAGVFDVVEKGDLVAVKLHVGELGNPNYIRPFFVKQIMDEVRERGGKPFLTDTTTYYPEMRSNGYDHYENAVANGFGFGHFINADGLKGGYVVPISTGSELIKEIEVAGALYEADAMIVVTHVKGHPLSGIGGAIKNLGMGGVSKKSKLDQHRLVDMELNTEKCQGCGACREACRMKIPVIDPEKNVVVIDDPACMRCPICAQACPEGVITLIGKERLCKGLALAANAVLNTFKPGKVAFINFAVSLSTICDCGPVQAEIIGPDVGIFAGFSAISVDAASFSSIDHKRLNELHDTDAWEQIRSLKELGYPGSDPPEIVIV
- the ilvB gene encoding biosynthetic-type acetolactate synthase large subunit produces the protein MKLTGAQIFFECLKREGVEVIFGYPGGAVLDIYHEMSNYDIKHILVRHEQGAAHAADGYARASGRVGVCLVTSGPGATNTVTGIATAYMDSVPIVIFTGQVPTRLIGNDAFQEVDITGITRPCTKHNYLVKDVKNLARVIREAFYLARSGRPGPVLVDLPKDVIQASTNFVYPETVNLRGYRPTIEPHKGQVQRATQAIRKAKRPVIYAGGGVIHSGASAELRKLAEMLQIPVTTTLMGLGGFPATLKRGTKEFHPLWMGMLGMHGTYCANMAVSHCDLLFAVGARFDDRVTGKVEAFAPNATIIHIDVDPTSISKSVIVDIPIVGDCKRTLKHLISIFEKEPIQNLDEKRRSWLEQIEDWKKTHPLTYNQQTDVIKPQFVIEKIYELSKGDAVITTEVGQNQMWTAQFYHFTEPRTLITSGGLGTMGYGFPAAIGAQVARPDKLVIDIAGDGSIQMNIQELITAVCNELPIKIAILNNGYLGMVRQWQELFYNKNYCQTCLSAAPDFVKLAEAYGAVGLRAVTPDEVEPVIRKALETPKPVIMDFIVDKEENVYPMVPAGKPINEMLLV
- the ilvN gene encoding acetolactate synthase small subunit, which encodes MSPNAQTQNGNNERHIIGVLVENQPGVLARVAGLFSGRGFNIESLTVAVTNEPGMSRITLVTTGDQHIVEQIIKQLNKLINVIKVIEFRNMEFVEREMALIKVRADKQSRAEILRIVDIFRAKVVDVSPSSYIIEVTGDEGKISAILELLNQFGILELARTGKAAMARGKKEYGKQSKASKAPEKEKAFIDE